In one Arthrobacter jinronghuae genomic region, the following are encoded:
- a CDS encoding mechanosensitive ion channel family protein: protein MIDSMEDLLSLAVSFKPLFAVLVAVGVALILARILREVVHRAFRKTPGIREITVKARNPLRLGLSLIGARIALGATAAGTLWLPAVDYVLVLGLIGAVAWLAVVLLLVIEAMILTKYSTDTRDNRRLRRLKTQVILGRRVGIAVLIMLAVACVLLTIPEVRALGAGILASAGVLSIVAGLAVQGTLTNVFAGMQLAFTDAIRVDDVVVVEGEWGTIEEITMTYVVLHIWDDRRLILPSTYFTTTPFQNWTRRQSDILGTVELDLDWRVPVGDLRTLLKEILADTDLWDQRTSVLQVTDAVKGMVRIRILVSAADSGTLFDLRCLIRESMVAYLQEWHPEALPRQRWEEVRPAGAAVHSGPRAASVPRNEDTSDSQLFTGSIDAVERRVNFSGPGEEVFAEREGNAVDDERR from the coding sequence ATGATCGATTCCATGGAAGACCTGCTCTCGCTTGCTGTCAGTTTCAAACCGCTCTTTGCCGTGTTGGTGGCAGTGGGTGTCGCCCTGATCCTGGCCCGGATCCTGCGGGAGGTGGTCCATCGGGCCTTCCGGAAGACGCCGGGCATCCGGGAGATCACCGTGAAGGCCCGCAACCCGCTGCGGCTGGGGCTCTCGCTGATCGGCGCGCGGATTGCCCTCGGAGCCACCGCAGCCGGCACCTTGTGGCTGCCGGCGGTGGACTACGTGCTGGTGCTGGGGCTGATCGGTGCCGTGGCGTGGCTGGCAGTGGTCCTGCTGCTGGTGATCGAGGCCATGATCCTCACGAAGTACAGCACGGACACCCGGGACAACCGCAGGCTGCGGCGGTTGAAGACGCAGGTGATCCTGGGCAGGCGGGTTGGCATCGCAGTGCTGATTATGCTGGCCGTTGCCTGCGTGCTGCTGACCATTCCCGAAGTGCGCGCACTGGGTGCCGGCATCCTCGCCTCCGCCGGCGTGCTCTCCATTGTGGCCGGCCTCGCCGTGCAGGGGACGCTGACCAATGTTTTCGCCGGGATGCAGCTGGCCTTCACCGACGCGATCCGGGTGGACGACGTCGTCGTGGTGGAAGGCGAGTGGGGCACCATCGAGGAAATCACCATGACCTACGTGGTGCTCCACATCTGGGACGACCGGCGCCTGATCCTGCCCTCCACCTACTTCACCACCACGCCGTTCCAGAACTGGACCCGCCGCCAGTCGGACATCCTGGGCACGGTGGAACTGGACCTGGACTGGCGTGTACCGGTGGGGGACCTGCGCACCCTGCTGAAGGAAATCCTCGCGGACACCGACCTGTGGGACCAGCGCACCAGCGTGCTGCAGGTGACGGACGCCGTGAAGGGCATGGTGCGGATCCGCATCCTGGTCAGCGCAGCGGACAGCGGAACCCTGTTCGACCTGCGCTGCCTCATCCGCGAAAGCATGGTCGCCTATCTGCAGGAATGGCATCCGGAGGCACTGCCGCGCCAGCGGTGGGAAGAAGTCCGTCCCGCCGGCGCCGCCGTGCACAGCGGCCCGCGCGCCGCGTCGGTTCCCCGCAACGAGGACACCAGCGACTCGCAGCTTTTCACCGGAAGCATCGATGCCGTGGAGCGCCGGGTGAACTTCTCCGGCCCCGGTGAAGAGGTCTTTGCCGAACGGGAGGGAAACGCCGTCGACGACGAACGGCGCTGA
- a CDS encoding iron-siderophore ABC transporter substrate-binding protein: protein MALTRMRRVAAAAAVAVLSLSACSTGAAGENESSGSAAAAEDQFPVTIKHAFGETTIEGVPERVAAVAWANAETALALDVVPVGMPLIEFGGNDQGTTPWIDEALEDLDAPIGSENAPVQYSEADGIAFDDVAATDPDVILAAYSGLSQEDYDKLSKIAPVVAYPETAWGTSWQDTATMIGEALGKSDEAEQLVADTEQAITDKADEYPQLEGKSFIYGNLAPGAENSVYTALDNRPKFMESLGLTMAPVVAENTKGDEFYIPWSDENLNQLDSDIFVSWVASDEVADSIASDPLLGQIPAVKNGGLVADADPTRVFSTSAINVLSIPYALDNVVPMIADAATAADDSK from the coding sequence ATGGCCCTGACCCGGATGCGCCGCGTCGCCGCTGCGGCCGCCGTCGCCGTTCTGTCCCTTTCCGCCTGCTCCACCGGTGCTGCGGGGGAAAATGAATCCTCCGGCAGCGCTGCGGCTGCGGAAGACCAGTTCCCCGTAACCATTAAGCATGCCTTCGGTGAGACCACCATCGAAGGCGTTCCCGAGCGGGTAGCCGCGGTGGCCTGGGCCAACGCAGAAACCGCACTGGCACTGGACGTGGTTCCCGTGGGGATGCCGCTGATCGAATTCGGCGGCAATGACCAGGGCACCACCCCGTGGATTGACGAGGCACTCGAAGACCTGGACGCTCCCATCGGGTCCGAAAACGCTCCGGTACAGTACTCCGAGGCTGACGGCATTGCCTTCGACGACGTCGCCGCCACCGACCCCGACGTCATCCTCGCCGCGTACTCCGGCCTGTCCCAGGAAGACTACGACAAGCTGAGCAAGATCGCTCCCGTGGTCGCCTACCCCGAAACCGCGTGGGGCACCTCCTGGCAGGACACCGCCACCATGATCGGCGAAGCCCTCGGCAAGAGCGACGAAGCCGAGCAGCTCGTGGCGGACACCGAGCAGGCCATCACCGACAAGGCGGACGAATACCCGCAGCTCGAGGGCAAGTCCTTCATCTACGGCAACCTCGCCCCGGGCGCGGAGAATTCCGTCTACACCGCCCTGGACAACCGGCCCAAGTTCATGGAATCCCTGGGCCTCACTATGGCGCCGGTGGTCGCGGAGAACACCAAGGGCGACGAGTTCTACATCCCCTGGTCGGATGAAAACCTCAACCAGCTGGATTCCGACATCTTTGTCAGCTGGGTAGCCAGCGACGAGGTTGCGGACAGCATTGCCTCCGATCCGCTGCTGGGGCAGATCCCCGCGGTCAAGAACGGCGGCCTCGTGGCCGACGCCGACCCGACGCGCGTCTTCTCCACCTCGGCTATCAACGTGCTCAGCATCCCCTATGCGCTGGACAACGTGGTGCCGATGATCGCCGACGCCGCGACGGCAGCCGACGACTCGAAGTAG
- a CDS encoding NAD(P)/FAD-dependent oxidoreductase: protein MVLAAPASIAVVGGGVAGFSAVRELRRRGYAGALTLVDPAGLPYDRPPLSKAFLAGSLDRLRLQLAPEQWYEDNGITVLADTVDKLDAGNGTEAPVLALASGRDLAADVVLLATGARARRLPLPGMDLPGVFTLRSADDALALQGHLASGAHLVILGAGLVGAEVAGTARGLGAGVTLVDPAELPFAQAVGPAMAGYLQSLHAAHGTEYGRGAAAGITSDGNVLRVELADGSRLSGTAVLVAAGSEPETALAEAAGLAVDAGLLVDASGRTSHPRIFAAGDSSRRLGPDGAPGRRFEHWDAARRTGEAAAAGMLGAEPPAGTADWFWSDRYGVHLEVAGSMAVPGQTVLRGEPGSGFMVFRLDLNGALAGAAAVDGGTAVRAARKLIESGRILDPVLLQDPAVDLRRLARAKP from the coding sequence ATGGTCCTCGCAGCCCCCGCGTCCATTGCTGTGGTGGGCGGCGGAGTCGCCGGCTTCAGTGCCGTCCGTGAGCTCCGTCGGCGCGGCTATGCCGGCGCCCTGACCCTGGTGGACCCTGCGGGGCTGCCCTACGACCGGCCGCCGCTGAGCAAGGCGTTCCTCGCCGGGAGTCTGGACCGGCTCCGCCTGCAGCTTGCCCCGGAACAGTGGTACGAAGACAACGGTATTACGGTGCTCGCCGACACCGTGGACAAGCTCGACGCCGGCAACGGCACCGAGGCGCCCGTCCTTGCGCTGGCCTCGGGCAGGGACCTCGCCGCCGACGTCGTCCTGCTCGCCACCGGTGCCCGCGCACGCCGGCTGCCGCTGCCCGGAATGGACCTGCCCGGAGTCTTCACCCTGCGCAGCGCCGACGATGCCCTGGCCCTGCAGGGGCACCTGGCTTCCGGCGCACATCTGGTGATCCTCGGCGCGGGACTGGTCGGCGCCGAGGTGGCGGGTACTGCCCGCGGACTGGGAGCCGGCGTCACTCTGGTGGATCCCGCCGAGCTTCCGTTCGCGCAGGCCGTGGGCCCCGCAATGGCCGGCTATCTGCAGAGCCTCCACGCTGCGCACGGGACCGAATACGGGCGGGGTGCGGCGGCAGGGATCACCTCGGACGGGAACGTCCTGCGGGTGGAACTGGCGGACGGCAGCAGGCTGTCCGGAACCGCCGTCCTGGTGGCCGCGGGCAGCGAGCCCGAAACGGCGCTCGCCGAAGCCGCAGGACTCGCCGTGGACGCCGGCCTGCTGGTGGATGCATCCGGCCGCACCTCTCATCCGCGCATTTTCGCCGCCGGTGATTCCTCCCGGCGACTAGGCCCCGACGGTGCGCCCGGCCGGCGGTTCGAACACTGGGACGCAGCCCGCCGCACCGGTGAAGCGGCCGCCGCCGGGATGCTCGGCGCCGAACCTCCCGCCGGCACGGCGGACTGGTTCTGGTCCGACCGCTACGGCGTGCACCTGGAAGTGGCCGGCAGCATGGCCGTTCCCGGGCAGACCGTGCTCCGCGGCGAGCCCGGTTCCGGTTTTATGGTGTTCCGCCTGGACCTGAACGGGGCGCTGGCGGGGGCGGCCGCCGTCGACGGCGGAACCGCTGTCCGGGCAGCCCGGAAGCTCATTGAATCCGGCCGCATCCTCGACCCGGTGCTGCTGCAGGATCCGGCCGTCGACCTGCGCCGGCTGGCCCGCGCGAAGCCGTAA
- a CDS encoding bifunctional 3-phenylpropionate/cinnamic acid dioxygenase ferredoxin subunit: MSEGIRVADVDEIDEGEALTVDAETAGTSDDIAVFHSDNGNFYALNDTCTHEDASLADGWIEGDEVECPIHSARFCLRTGEALCLPALINTKAHRVDVRDGAVWLYPNESPLNA, from the coding sequence ATGAGCGAGGGTATCCGCGTTGCCGATGTTGACGAGATAGACGAGGGCGAGGCCCTGACGGTGGATGCCGAAACGGCGGGCACCTCGGACGATATAGCTGTATTCCACAGCGACAATGGAAACTTCTATGCCCTGAATGACACCTGCACGCACGAGGATGCCTCCCTTGCCGACGGGTGGATCGAAGGGGACGAGGTGGAATGCCCCATCCACTCCGCGCGGTTCTGCCTCCGCACCGGGGAAGCTTTGTGCCTGCCCGCCCTCATCAACACCAAGGCGCACCGCGTTGACGTGCGCGACGGTGCGGTGTGGCTGTACCCGAACGAGAGCCCGCTCAACGCTTGA
- a CDS encoding MarR family winged helix-turn-helix transcriptional regulator yields the protein MQNEGDWEPVRLLSTAARLVRREVDNKLRTVGLTQERVTVLRVLLAEGPMRRAELARRLRVTAQTLGTALVSMAAQGLVEEVSAETVGRSGRWMAISERGQKLLADAENLEQDNSTAGIGPELRSELITLIRGLEHGKQQRPSGTPLAAAQQDGNPLSAASEPPLPG from the coding sequence ATGCAGAACGAGGGGGACTGGGAACCCGTGCGGCTGCTCTCAACGGCTGCAAGACTGGTAAGACGAGAAGTAGATAACAAGCTCCGCACCGTGGGGCTCACCCAGGAGCGCGTGACAGTGCTGCGGGTGCTCCTGGCCGAGGGGCCGATGCGGCGCGCGGAACTGGCCAGGCGCCTGCGTGTCACCGCGCAGACCCTGGGTACGGCGTTGGTGAGCATGGCGGCGCAGGGTCTCGTGGAAGAAGTATCGGCCGAGACCGTAGGCCGCTCCGGACGGTGGATGGCCATCTCCGAGCGCGGGCAGAAGCTGCTGGCCGACGCCGAAAACCTGGAGCAGGACAATTCCACGGCCGGGATCGGCCCGGAGCTGCGCTCGGAGTTGATCACGCTCATCCGCGGTCTGGAGCACGGCAAGCAGCAGCGGCCCTCCGGTACGCCGCTGGCCGCTGCGCAGCAGGACGGGAACCCGTTGAGCGCGGCCTCCGAGCCCCCGCTGCCGGGGTAA
- a CDS encoding TIGR03085 family metal-binding protein, with protein sequence MAWVETERAELVRTLREADPLAPTLCEGWDVRRLLAHLVLREQAPWKIAADAVRRPKPGQEKQLGVWAAAAGTPEGYASLVDRFAAGPARFSPFRLDAANLVEYVIHHEDIRRGESMAAPRELPAGQQQALWKQLGLMARLGYRSSPVGVELAAPGSGRRRVKGGTPSVLISGDVVDLALHAMGRRAAANVSIEGGGDSVRAFREWAAR encoded by the coding sequence ATGGCATGGGTGGAAACGGAACGCGCGGAATTGGTCCGGACGCTGCGGGAGGCGGATCCGCTGGCGCCGACGTTGTGCGAGGGGTGGGATGTGCGCCGGCTGCTGGCCCATCTGGTGCTCCGTGAGCAGGCGCCCTGGAAGATCGCCGCCGATGCGGTGCGCCGGCCCAAGCCGGGCCAGGAAAAGCAGCTGGGCGTCTGGGCTGCCGCCGCGGGCACCCCCGAAGGCTATGCGTCATTGGTGGACCGGTTCGCCGCCGGACCGGCCCGTTTTTCACCGTTCCGGCTGGATGCGGCGAACCTGGTGGAATACGTCATCCACCATGAGGACATCCGCCGCGGGGAATCAATGGCAGCGCCGCGGGAACTTCCCGCAGGACAGCAGCAGGCCCTGTGGAAGCAGTTGGGCCTCATGGCCCGGCTGGGCTACCGCAGCAGCCCGGTGGGTGTGGAACTGGCGGCGCCCGGTTCCGGCCGGCGCCGGGTCAAGGGCGGCACCCCGTCCGTGCTGATTTCCGGAGATGTGGTGGATCTCGCCCTGCACGCCATGGGAAGGCGCGCGGCGGCCAATGTGAGCATTGAAGGCGGGGGTGATTCCGTCCGGGCGTTCCGCGAGTGGGCTGCCCGCTAA